The following proteins are encoded in a genomic region of Clostridium kluyveri:
- a CDS encoding aspartate/glutamate racemase family protein, producing MNNRTYEYISSVNSCGKVKMLKGQNIAGYSIGILYIEHVWYPMVPGNIVNAYTFDFPVRLKAVDGLDIPRLFKAEKSVLDDLIKAGKQLEKEGVRAISAACGFFGSFQKELSEALDVPVAISSLIQIPWITAIIKPNQKIGVLTADKSSLTDKLLQNCGIVNKEQLIIEDLRHEPEFSCILEGRGEFDNSIVEQEVVAKSMEIIKKAPDTGAILLECSDMPPYAAAIQKAVKLPVFDFTTLIKWLHNSVAQKPYNGFI from the coding sequence ATGAATAATAGAACATATGAATATATATCTTCAGTAAATTCTTGCGGTAAAGTTAAAATGTTAAAAGGACAAAATATAGCAGGTTATTCCATCGGCATTTTATATATTGAACATGTCTGGTACCCTATGGTACCAGGCAATATTGTCAATGCCTATACATTTGATTTTCCAGTTAGATTAAAGGCAGTAGATGGACTAGATATACCCAGGTTGTTTAAAGCAGAGAAAAGTGTTTTAGACGATTTAATAAAAGCAGGAAAACAGTTGGAAAAAGAAGGAGTACGAGCTATTAGTGCAGCTTGTGGTTTTTTTGGAAGTTTTCAAAAAGAACTATCGGAAGCTCTAGATGTACCTGTAGCTATTTCAAGTTTGATACAAATACCATGGATTACTGCTATTATAAAACCAAATCAAAAGATTGGCGTTTTAACTGCAGATAAGTCATCCCTAACGGATAAACTATTACAAAATTGCGGAATTGTAAATAAAGAACAATTAATTATTGAAGATCTAAGGCATGAACCAGAATTTTCATGTATATTGGAAGGCAGGGGAGAGTTTGATAATAGTATTGTAGAACAAGAAGTAGTTGCAAAGTCCATGGAGATCATTAAAAAAGCACCAGATACAGGAGCTATTTTATTAGAATGCAGTGATATGCCTCCTTATGCAGCAGCAATTCAAAAGGCGGTTAAATTACCTGTTTTTGATTTTACCACTTTAATTAAATGGCTTCACAATAGCGTTGCTCAAAAGCCATATAACGGTTTTATTTGA
- a CDS encoding NAD(P)/FAD-dependent oxidoreductase — MNNIFDVTVIGAGAIGTSVAYHLAEKGFSVAIIDSGDIAHGSSSHCDAVALICDKKPGIDTKMGAASIAHYKELSEKFSYDFEFDQKGCLYVCETEAEYEAASSYVAEQQRDGYDMSMIDSKMLQDMEPYLAEDMVGGIWTPGDAAMSPYKVCFAFIEEGKKLGLEVFTYCNIKEIKLGSNNEVEKIIFDEGEIITKKIINCAGVWAPIIGDMVGIDIPIQPRKGMNLVSEKTKKIVFHKILEFGYMMSKFDDINFKRNVSALVEEYNVAFNIEYTHAENILLGGYRGFRGFDNRSEIEAMKAIAERGLRFFPCLKDVNCIRSYAGVRPFVEDHLPIVSEVNEIPGFYIAAGHEGDGICLSPITGKLMAQMAAGEETDFDISQLKFSRFKAKTAQLDGREC, encoded by the coding sequence ATGAATAATATATTTGATGTAACAGTAATTGGAGCAGGTGCAATAGGAACAAGTGTTGCATACCATCTGGCTGAAAAAGGCTTTAGTGTAGCAATAATTGATAGTGGAGATATAGCACATGGTTCGTCAAGTCATTGTGACGCAGTGGCACTTATATGTGATAAAAAACCCGGAATTGATACAAAAATGGGAGCTGCAAGTATTGCCCATTATAAGGAATTATCAGAAAAGTTCAGCTATGATTTTGAATTTGACCAAAAAGGATGTTTGTATGTTTGTGAAACTGAAGCTGAATATGAAGCTGCCTCCAGTTATGTGGCTGAGCAGCAGAGAGATGGATATGATATGTCAATGATTGACTCTAAAATGCTGCAGGATATGGAGCCCTATTTAGCAGAGGATATGGTAGGTGGAATTTGGACTCCGGGAGATGCGGCAATGAGTCCTTATAAAGTATGTTTTGCATTTATTGAAGAGGGAAAAAAGTTGGGATTAGAGGTATTTACATACTGTAATATTAAGGAGATTAAATTAGGAAGTAATAATGAAGTTGAAAAAATTATTTTTGATGAAGGAGAAATAATTACTAAGAAAATAATTAATTGTGCTGGAGTGTGGGCACCTATAATTGGAGATATGGTGGGGATTGACATTCCCATACAGCCTAGAAAGGGCATGAATTTAGTATCAGAAAAAACTAAAAAAATTGTATTTCACAAAATATTAGAATTTGGATATATGATGAGTAAATTTGATGATATTAATTTCAAAAGAAATGTGAGTGCTTTAGTTGAAGAATACAATGTAGCATTTAATATTGAATACACCCATGCTGAGAATATATTATTAGGGGGATACAGAGGATTTAGAGGATTTGATAACCGCTCAGAAATTGAAGCTATGAAAGCTATTGCTGAAAGGGGATTGAGATTTTTTCCCTGCTTAAAAGATGTCAATTGTATAAGAAGTTATGCTGGTGTCAGACCCTTTGTAGAAGATCATTTACCTATAGTATCTGAAGTGAATGAAATTCCAGGTTTTTATATAGCAGCAGGTCATGAAGGTGATGGAATTTGTCTGTCACCTATTACAGGAAAGCTAATGGCACAAATGGCGGCCGGTGAAGAAACAGACTTTGATATTAGTCAGCTGAAATTCAGCAGGTTTAAGGCTAAAACAGCTCAATTGGATGGGAGAGAATGTTGA
- a CDS encoding (2Fe-2S)-binding protein: MSGKFTDDILVCRCEEVTLGEIKEAIRQGAKDVTGVKRRVRAGMGLCQGRTCEKLVQQILCQELGITLKEAGSSTARPPVRPISFGELAEGEVQ, encoded by the coding sequence GTGAGTGGGAAGTTCACTGATGATATATTAGTATGCCGCTGTGAAGAAGTCACTTTAGGAGAAATTAAAGAGGCAATCAGACAAGGGGCAAAAGATGTTACTGGCGTAAAGCGGCGTGTGCGTGCTGGCATGGGGTTATGTCAGGGAAGAACTTGCGAAAAGTTGGTTCAGCAAATTTTGTGCCAGGAACTTGGAATTACACTTAAGGAAGCAGGGAGTTCAACTGCAAGGCCGCCGGTGAGACCAATTTCTTTTGGAGAACTTGCAGAGGGGGAAGTACAATGA
- a CDS encoding 4Fe-4S binding protein — MALIDTGYLEYEELKSIQKLPGNERYSKGPVAVIECVQEIPCNPCETACLKGAIKIGEPIINLPTVDFDKCVGCGICVAKCSGMAIFIVDKSYSETTAAVTFPYEYYPLPKVGSFVKGVNRKGEVVCGGKIVKTMNPKFYDHTCVVTLEIPQEFADEVRSIKREVL; from the coding sequence ATGGCATTAATTGATACAGGTTATTTGGAATATGAAGAATTAAAATCAATTCAAAAATTACCCGGTAATGAAAGGTATAGTAAAGGGCCTGTAGCTGTTATAGAGTGTGTACAGGAGATACCTTGTAATCCGTGCGAGACAGCATGTTTAAAAGGAGCTATAAAAATAGGTGAACCTATAATAAATTTGCCTACTGTTGATTTTGACAAATGTGTTGGATGTGGAATATGTGTTGCTAAATGTTCTGGTATGGCAATATTTATTGTTGATAAATCCTATTCTGAAACTACTGCAGCAGTTACTTTTCCCTATGAGTATTATCCCCTTCCCAAAGTAGGCAGTTTTGTGAAGGGAGTAAACAGGAAAGGGGAAGTTGTTTGTGGTGGAAAGATAGTTAAAACTATGAATCCTAAATTTTATGATCATACTTGTGTTGTTACTTTAGAAATACCGCAGGAGTTTGCTGATGAAGTTCGCAGCATAAAAAGGGAGGTATTGTAG